The following DNA comes from Miscanthus floridulus cultivar M001 chromosome 5, ASM1932011v1, whole genome shotgun sequence.
TATCAAATAAAACTACGGTTGGCAATAACTCCATGAAGCATTACAAGTGCTATTTTTGCCGATAAACGTTGAACCGGAGCTAAAGAGTAAGGAAGGCTCACTCCCTACCTTTCTCCCGAAAGAGTAGTAGCATGTACTAGGGTATTAGTTGTGTTTTGCTGCAATGTGCAAGTGCGCTATTGCTTGTAAGGGAGAGCCTCAACTGAGAGCTAAAGCTTTATTATTACTTAGTTATTGATGGAAATTGCCAAATTCTTCAAGAATAACCACTTTATTATGACTATGTAACATAACCAGCCTATCTGTAATAcatatgagttttttttttttcatttagagTCCGTTTGGTTGGCCATCACCTTTCATCACGCTAAAGATCACTGTTTGATTGTTATCTACAATTTGATGGAtcataaaaaaaaaatcagtttATATCTGCCAGTTTTCTCGTCACGGTTATGGCACTAATTTTCGCCACCTCAATTGTGGCACCACCGTACTTGCGGCTCGGCAAGATGCGGTATGCAATCAAGCATGCTCTTAAGCTACCTTAGCAATCAAGCTATGTAAGATTGTAAGTCGTGGATTTGTTTTCATTTAAACTTATCTTAGCAATGAAGCTGTCTAACAGTCTAAGGTTGTAAGTCGTGGAAGGAAGATAAGTTGGCCCTGTTTGTTTATCTTAAAATCCgtacttttcaacttgttttttttagctgaaacagtattttctctcaaACAAATCAGTCGGAGCAGTAttttaacttgttttttcagcgaagcgaaaaGGGCTACAATTGTTTTTCGTCAAAGTGAATCCTACCCCGAAACAAAACTCGTCAAAGTGAATCCTACCCCGAAACAAGACCCCGGACTTGCGGGGAGTGGAGTCTACTCCCCTGGTGCTTGAGGCTTAAGCAAGAGACTCGCTGAGACTACTATAAGAGGGATGTTCGGTCTCCGCAGATCCGACGGCAGCAAATGAACCTCATTCAGATCGGAGGGTAGAGACTAGGCTAGGCTTAGGCTAGTTGGTCTGGTGCGGCTGCACTGCACCCACCTGCAGTTTCGCTGGGATCTCAACTCTCTTCTGGGAGAGGGCGGGCGAGATCCATCTCCATTCCCTCCGTCCTCTTCCTCCGATCCACCGTCCCCCCACCCGCCAGGGCCGCCGCTGCCGAGAGCGAGCGGAGGTCTCCCTCCTCGGACGAGGGAGGAAGATGCTCACCAAGTTCGAGACCAAAAGCAACCGGGTCAAGGGCCTCGCCTTCCACCCGCGCCGCCCATGGATCCTGTCCAGCCTCCACAGCGGCGTCATCCAGATGTGGGACTACCGCATGGGCACCCTCCTCAACCGCTTCGACGAGCACGACGGGCCCGTCAGGGGCGTCCACTTCCACGACACGCAGCCGCTCTTCGTGTCCGGAGGTACTACTACTCTTCTCCACTCGGGTGCTCACGTCACCTGGATCGTCACTTCACCTCACCTGACCTCACCTTACTTCACCTGGATCGTCGGTCGGTCTTTTCTGCGTTTATTAGTTCCGACGATGTCGTTCCTGGAGGGGTTTTCCAGCTTCGAATGTTATGTTTCAGTATCGATATGAATTCTTAATAAAATTCCTAAGTTTCAATGTGAACTATGACACCCAGATCTTTGGACCCAGTTCAATTTATTTTGATCCCACGTTCAGCCTAACGTGAAGTTAATGTCTGATTTACTTTTCATAGAACAGTTGAACAGTTTTTTTTTCCCTAGAAAATGTGCTTCTAGAATTGATGATTGATGCTATTTCTGTGTACATCTGAAGAAAATGCATGTGATCTCAGTTTTGAGTTTTTGCTCTATGTGATTTCAGTGAGGTCTCTGTTTTCCATCTGCTAGGGAAGTTGTTCTGTGGTGTCAATCTAGTTAGTTCAGAATTCAGATGAGGGCCGTGTAGTTAAACATGTAAAACTCTGGAGCGTTAGCTGCCTGTTTACTGTGGTGGCAATCTAGTTGGACTTTGACATGCTATGATTGAAAACTTACGAATCTTCTAACATCCTAGTTACTGTGTTGGAATGCAGGTGATGATTATAAGATTAAGGTCTGGAATTACAAGACTCAACGCTGCCTCTTCACACTTCATGGGCACCTCGACTACATTCGCACTGTGCAATTCCACCATGAGTGCCCGTGGATCGTAAGTGCTAGCGATGATCAGACAATCCGGATCTGGAATTGGCAGTCGCGCATATGTGTGGCCGTGCTGACTGGGCATAACCACTATGTCATGTGTGCATCCTTCCATCCCAAAGAGGATCTGGTTGTATCGGCATCTCTTGATCAGACCGTACGTGTCTGGGATATTGGGGCTCTGAGGAAGAAGTCAGCGTCACCTGCAGATGACATCCTCCGTCTCACTCAGATGAACACGGATCTATTTGGAGGTATTGATGCTGTAGTCAAATATGTCTTGGAAGGCCATGACCGTGGGGTCAACTGGGCCTCATTTCATCCCAGTTTGCCTCTCATTGTTTCTGGGGCGGATGACCGGCAGGTGAAGATATGGAGAATGAACGGTAATTGTCTTATCACTAGATGGCCTGCACTCTGCATGGTTTTGGTACTATTCTTTTGTGTAGCCGAGCCATAACTATTCAAGCACTCCCTCAATCCCAAAATAGTTACACTTTAGCTACGAATCTCGACAAATGTTTGTCCAGATTCATAGCTAAAGTGCCaactattttgggacggagggagtacgttgTATGTATGTTTTTTATTCTTCCACATGATATAATTTCCTAGTAATATATGTTTTCTAATCATGGATCTTTTCTTCCATTCTGTTCAGCAAATCCTGCATTTACAGAACTTTATACCACTTAATCCGTAGTATGCATATTGCTGGATAATGTAACTTTCTTCTAAATACAAGAGGCATGCCACTAATTTTTATGCTTTGGATTTATTATATTTTAACGTCGCATGTAAAATGGCTCTTGGAGGTGAAGTTTAGTGCACACAATTTTGCTGCTCTTTAGTACCTTACATGTATGAAAGAAAAACTGTATTCGTTCTTACAAAGGAAATATTTGAAATGCAATAATTTGTATCTGCTCTTTATGGACAGATACCAAGGCTTGGGAAGTTGATACATTGAGGGGCCACATGAATAATGTGTCTTGTGTGTTGTTCCATGCGAAGCAAGACATCATCGTGTCTAACTCAGAAGACAAAAGCATTCGCATCTGGGATGCCACAAAGAGAACTGGCATTCAGACATTTAGGCGGGAACATGACCGTTTCTGGATCCTTGCTGCTCACCCTGAAATGAACCTTCTTGCTGCTGGTCATGACAGTGGCGTGATTGTGTTCAAATTAGAGAGGGAACGCCCGGCCTTCTGTGTTAGTGGTGACACAGTTTTCTATGTGAAGGACCGGTTTCTCAGGTTCTTTGAATACTCCACACAGAAGGAAGTTCAGTTGGCTCCAATAAGAAGACCTGGATCAGTCAGCTTGAACCAGTCACCCAGGACACTATCGTATAGTCCAACCGAAAATGCTGTCTTGATTTGCTCTGATGCTGATGGGGGTTCATATGAACTCTACATTGTTCCCAAGGATTCTGCTGGCAGGTCTGATTACTTGCAAGAGGCAAAGAAGGGAGCTGGTGGTTCTGCTGTTTTTGTGGCACGCAACAGGTTTGCGGTCCTTGAGAGGAGTAGCAATCAAGTTTTGGTGAAGAATCTGAAGAATGAAATCATGAAGAAAAGCCCCCTTCCTATTGCGACGGATGCAATATATTATGCTGGGACAGGTAACTTGCTATGCAAGGCTGAAGACCGGGTGGCCATCTTTGATCTTCAGCAAAGGCTAGTTCTCGGTGAGCTACAGACACCTGCTGTCAAATATGTTGTTTGGTCCAGTGATATGGAATCTGTTGCACTCCTGAGCAAGCATGTTGTGGTTATAGCTAGCAAGAAGCTTGTCCATCAATGCACACTGCATGAAACCACCCGTGTGAAAAGTGGTGCCTGGGATGAGAATGGCGTGTTCATCTACACTACACTGAACCATATGAAGTACTGCCTTCCCAATGGAGACAGTGGGATCATAAAAACCCTTGATGTTCCTATTTACGTAACGAGGGTTATTGGGAACAACATTTTCTGCCTAGATCGTGATGGAAAGAACAAGCTGATTGCAGTTGATGCATCAGAGTACATTTTCAAGCTCGCCCTTCTCAGAAAACGCTATGATCATGTCATGGGTATGATTAAGAACTCCCAGTTGTGTGGGCAGGCTGTGATTTCTTATTTACAACAGAAAGGTTTTC
Coding sequences within:
- the LOC136449441 gene encoding coatomer subunit alpha-3-like; its protein translation is MLTKFETKSNRVKGLAFHPRRPWILSSLHSGVIQMWDYRMGTLLNRFDEHDGPVRGVHFHDTQPLFVSGGDDYKIKVWNYKTQRCLFTLHGHLDYIRTVQFHHECPWIVSASDDQTIRIWNWQSRICVAVLTGHNHYVMCASFHPKEDLVVSASLDQTVRVWDIGALRKKSASPADDILRLTQMNTDLFGGIDAVVKYVLEGHDRGVNWASFHPSLPLIVSGADDRQVKIWRMNDTKAWEVDTLRGHMNNVSCVLFHAKQDIIVSNSEDKSIRIWDATKRTGIQTFRREHDRFWILAAHPEMNLLAAGHDSGVIVFKLERERPAFCVSGDTVFYVKDRFLRFFEYSTQKEVQLAPIRRPGSVSLNQSPRTLSYSPTENAVLICSDADGGSYELYIVPKDSAGRSDYLQEAKKGAGGSAVFVARNRFAVLERSSNQVLVKNLKNEIMKKSPLPIATDAIYYAGTGNLLCKAEDRVAIFDLQQRLVLGELQTPAVKYVVWSSDMESVALLSKHVVVIASKKLVHQCTLHETTRVKSGAWDENGVFIYTTLNHMKYCLPNGDSGIIKTLDVPIYVTRVIGNNIFCLDRDGKNKLIAVDASEYIFKLALLRKRYDHVMGMIKNSQLCGQAVISYLQQKGFPEVALHFVKDEKTRFNLALESGNIQIAVASAKEIDDKDHWYRLGIEALRQGNVGIVEYAYQRTKNFERLAFLYLITGYLDKVGFMCKIAGQNNNLMGQFHNALYLGDAKKRVEILENAGQLPLAYVLAVTHGLTEIAERIAAELGENVPCMPEGKSHSLLIPPAPLTACGDWPLLRVMRGIFEGGLDATGRAELEEDDEASGADWGDEDLDIVDASEVVANGGDYFDAEEGEPNEEDDEEGGWDLEDLELPPDTETPKSAGNARSAVFVAPTAGVPVSQIWTQKSSLAGEHAAAGNFDTAMRLLSRQLGIKNFAPLKPLFLDLHMGSHSYLRALAAAPVISVAVEKGWNESASPNVRGPPALIFSFSQMEDRLKAAYKATTEGRFPEALRQFLNILHTIPVIVVDSRREVDEVKELIEIVREYILGLKMELKRKELRDDVTRQQELAAYFTNCKLQRIHMRLVLASAMALCFKQKNYATAAHFARMLLENSPQEAQARKARQVLQACQDKDDSRQLNYDFRNPFVVCGATYVPIYRGQKDISCPYCGSRFVPSIVGQLCTICELAIVGADASGLLCSPTQLK